One Patescibacteria group bacterium DNA window includes the following coding sequences:
- a CDS encoding glycosyltransferase family A protein — MISVIIPVYNHAASLKRCLESLQAQTQQDFEVIIIDDGSTDAIATVFTDISATIYGTGVAVILQQRNAGAPVARNRGAEVARGDYVLFLDADTVLAPTMLATLLDALNNSDAAYCYAWYTLHGKQFRPPEFSETELRKGNYIHTSALIRRATFPGFDPSLKRFQDWDLWLTMAANGHAGVRVPQLLYSLSEERPGISQWAPRWAYMLWSISENIFGYSPAWYRSFCAAKQVVQRKHAL; from the coding sequence ATGATTAGCGTCATTATTCCAGTTTACAATCACGCGGCTTCGCTTAAGCGTTGTCTTGAAAGTTTACAGGCGCAAACACAGCAGGATTTTGAAGTCATAATTATTGACGACGGTTCGACTGACGCAATTGCTACTGTATTTACGGATATCTCGGCAACTATTTATGGCACTGGTGTTGCCGTCATTCTTCAGCAACGAAATGCTGGTGCGCCAGTAGCCAGAAACAGAGGAGCGGAAGTCGCTCGTGGGGATTACGTACTGTTTCTCGATGCCGATACGGTATTGGCACCAACGATGCTGGCCACGCTACTGGACGCATTGAACAACTCAGACGCCGCATATTGCTATGCGTGGTACACACTGCACGGAAAGCAATTTAGGCCACCAGAATTTTCAGAAACCGAGTTGCGGAAAGGTAATTACATTCATACCAGCGCTCTTATTCGACGTGCCACATTTCCAGGTTTTGATCCGTCACTGAAGCGATTCCAGGATTGGGACCTTTGGCTCACCATGGCCGCAAATGGTCATGCAGGCGTACGTGTGCCGCAGCTTCTCTATAGTTTATCCGAGGAGAGGCCGGGAATAAGTCAGTGGGCACCACGATGGGCGTATATGCTGTGGAGCATCTCAGAGAATATTTTTGGTTACTCGCCCGCATGGTATCGTTCATTTTGTGCCGCAAAACAGGTGGTACAACGTAAACATGCACTCTAG